The proteins below come from a single Dasypus novemcinctus isolate mDasNov1 chromosome 22, mDasNov1.1.hap2, whole genome shotgun sequence genomic window:
- the LOC101427038 gene encoding saoe class I histocompatibility antigen, A alpha chain-like yields MAPGTLLLLLSGALALTPTRAGSHSMRYFRTSVSRPERGDTHYLAVGYVDDTQFARFDSDAASPRMEPRAPWVEREGREYWERSTRISKDNAQTCRRNLRTYLRLYNQSEAGSHTLQVMSGCDVGPDGRLLRGYYQVSYDGADYLALNEDLRSWTAANRAAQITRREWEKNRFADHERAYLEGRCVESLQRHLENGNETLLRTDPPKTHVTRHPIPDRGVTLRCWALGFYPAEITLTWQLDGEDQTQDMEFVETRPAGDGTFQKWAAVVVPSGEEERYTCQVQHEGLPEPLTLRWEPPSQPPILLVGIVAALVLGVSVVAAVLIWRRRH; encoded by the exons ATGGCGCCGGGGAccctcctcctgctgctctcGGGGGCCCTGGCCCTGACCCCGACCCGAGCGG GCTCCCACTCCATGAGGTATTTTCGAACCTCCGTGTCCCGGCCCGAGCGCGGGGACACCCACTACCTCGCCGTGGGCTACGTGGACGACACGCAGTTCGCGCGGTTCGACAGCGACGCGGCGAGTCCGAGGATGGAGCCGCGGGCGCCGTGGGTGGAGCGGGAGGGGCGCGAGTACTGGGAGCGCAGCACGCGGATCTCTAAGGACAACGCGCAGACTTGCCGGAGGAACCTGCGGACCTACCTCCGCTTGTACAATCAGAGCGAGGCGG GGTCTCACACCCTCCAGGTGATGTCCGGCTGCGACGTGGGCCCCGACGGGCGCCTCCTCCGCGGGTACTATCAGGTCTCCTACGACGGCGCCGACTACCTCGCCCTCAACGAGGACCTGCGCTCCTGGACGGCGGCGAACAGGGCGGCGCAGATCACCCGGCGTGAGTGGGAAAAGAACCGTTTTGCAGATCATGAAAGAGCCTACCTGGAGGGCAGGTGTGTGGAATCCCTGCAAAGACACCTGGAGAACGGGAATGAGACGCTGCTGCGCACAG ATCCCCCAAAGACACACGTGACCCGCCACCCCATCCCTGACCGTGGGGTCACCCtgaggtgctgggccctgggTTTCTACCCCGCCGAGATCACGCTGACCTGGCAGCTGGACGGGGAGGACCAGACCCAGGACATGGAGTTTGTGGAGACCAGGCCTGCGGGGGACGGAACATTCCAGAAGTGGGCGGCTGTGGTGGTGCCTTCTGGGGAAGAAGAGAGATACACATGCCAGGTGCAGCACGAGGGGCTGCCCGAGCCCCTCACCCTGAGATGGG AGCCGCCTTCCCAGCCCCCCATCCTCCTCGTGGGAATCGTGGCTGCCCTGGTCCTTGGAGTGTCCGTGGTGGCTGCAGTTCTGATCTGGAGGAGGAGGCACTGA